A region of Kribbella sp. NBC_01245 DNA encodes the following proteins:
- the infA gene encoding translation initiation factor IF-1: MPRNSGGIEVEGTVIECLRNANFRVELTNGHQVLAHISGKIRKNYIKILPEDRVLVELSPYDLTRGRITFRYRT, translated from the coding sequence ATGCCCAGAAATTCAGGCGGCATCGAAGTCGAAGGCACCGTCATCGAGTGCCTTCGCAACGCCAACTTCCGGGTCGAACTCACCAACGGCCACCAGGTCCTCGCCCACATCAGCGGCAAGATCCGGAAGAACTACATCAAGATCCTCCCCGAAGATCGCGTCCTGGTGGAGCTGAGCCCCTACGACCTGACCCGAGGCCGAATCACCTTCCGCTACCGAACCTGA
- a CDS encoding GNAT family N-acetyltransferase has protein sequence MNSLPFSPGLGAHTVTVSRVAENQWHAVENDLVVGRGHASRRLDGRTFLSIDTWRGAVFDRLADAMLADQSTPLYTVVDETDRDLAASWERAGFTSWRREREFVVPTDPRITSAPLPTGVVIATAGEVAEGPLRELDHAIRTEVQATVGWQTMPAEVLPWQGGTTPIDPSKYTVAKQDDQYVGLVRLATMTRQPRIGLIAVRAGERRHGIGRALLSHVLADLHRAGIETASAEVNETNEAALALLESFGARRTGSNLELVHQQEKA, from the coding sequence ATGAACTCTTTGCCTTTCAGTCCAGGGCTTGGTGCCCACACCGTGACGGTCTCCCGGGTCGCGGAGAATCAGTGGCACGCGGTGGAGAACGACCTGGTCGTCGGCCGCGGTCATGCTTCGCGCCGACTCGACGGCCGGACTTTCCTCAGCATCGACACGTGGCGCGGCGCCGTCTTCGACCGGCTTGCCGACGCGATGCTGGCCGACCAGTCGACACCGCTGTACACGGTGGTCGACGAGACCGACCGTGACCTGGCGGCCAGCTGGGAACGCGCCGGGTTCACGAGTTGGCGTCGCGAGCGGGAATTCGTCGTACCCACTGATCCGCGGATCACCTCGGCGCCGCTGCCAACTGGGGTGGTCATCGCGACGGCCGGCGAGGTGGCCGAGGGGCCGCTTCGCGAGCTGGACCACGCGATTCGTACCGAGGTCCAGGCCACGGTCGGCTGGCAGACGATGCCGGCGGAAGTGCTGCCCTGGCAAGGCGGGACGACGCCGATCGACCCGTCGAAGTACACGGTCGCTAAGCAGGACGATCAGTACGTCGGGCTGGTCCGGCTGGCGACGATGACCCGTCAGCCGCGGATCGGGCTGATCGCGGTCCGGGCCGGCGAGCGACGTCACGGGATCGGCCGGGCTCTGCTGAGCCACGTACTGGCTGACCTGCACCGCGCCGGGATCGAAACGGCCTCGGCCGAGGTCAACGAAACCAACGAGGCCGCGCTGGCATTGTTGGAGAGCTTCGGCGCCCGCCGGACCGGCAGCAATCTGGAGCTGGTCCACCAGCAGGAAAAGGCCTGA
- a CDS encoding DUF4139 domain-containing protein, with product MTELVMDAPIVAVAVYPDRARITRRGRITAPAGDQTVYVESLPLALQEDSVRVSGRGPATVLGVDLAMRHHPQAPDETVAELERQRREAQAEVEELTDADDVQAQLDTFLAQLGRRAGGTFARTLAAGDASVELGEFTESLAGRLTAVRSKRRQLAKQRHEAEERLAAADRRLAAVAQQRTPDRRSAAIGLALDSEAEVEVELSYVVPGAGWTSSYDIRLTGDRLTLSWYGLITQHTGEDWPECDLTLSTARPMVAAKVPELDPWYLDRYHPPVPLAPAGAPMSFGVARQASYGADESVQAAAAPAFADLDATVEQGVTAATYTPPRPVAVPADGASHRATIASVDLDTELDYVTAPVRSTDVHLRATVVNSSAHTLPAGRAAVFHEADFVGSAALPMWAPGEDVELALGLDDRIRVERKLVRRTATKATLGSTRRREVEYETRIENHTPRPARVTLLDQLPVPRDHEISVKPITAEPEPAETTDLGVVTWKLDLLPGAELVTRLAFRVDTAKSVELTGWRE from the coding sequence CGACCGGGCCCGGATCACCCGGCGGGGCAGGATCACGGCGCCGGCCGGTGATCAGACGGTGTACGTCGAGTCGCTCCCGCTCGCCTTGCAGGAAGACTCCGTCCGGGTCTCCGGCCGCGGACCGGCCACCGTGCTCGGGGTGGACCTGGCAATGCGGCATCATCCGCAGGCGCCGGACGAGACCGTGGCCGAACTGGAGCGCCAACGCCGCGAGGCCCAGGCCGAGGTCGAGGAGCTGACCGACGCCGATGACGTCCAGGCTCAGCTCGACACCTTCCTGGCACAGTTGGGCCGACGAGCCGGGGGCACATTCGCCCGCACCCTTGCCGCGGGCGACGCGAGCGTCGAGTTGGGCGAGTTCACCGAGTCTCTGGCCGGCCGGTTGACCGCCGTACGGTCGAAACGACGGCAGCTCGCCAAGCAGCGGCACGAGGCCGAGGAACGACTCGCGGCCGCCGACCGTCGGCTTGCCGCGGTCGCGCAGCAACGCACTCCCGACCGCCGCTCGGCTGCCATCGGCTTGGCTCTGGACTCCGAGGCGGAGGTGGAGGTCGAGCTTTCGTACGTCGTGCCCGGCGCCGGCTGGACCAGCTCGTACGACATCCGCCTCACGGGAGATCGGCTGACACTGAGCTGGTACGGCCTGATCACCCAGCACACCGGCGAGGACTGGCCCGAGTGCGACCTCACCCTGTCGACGGCTCGCCCCATGGTGGCCGCGAAAGTACCTGAGCTCGACCCCTGGTACCTCGACCGTTACCACCCGCCGGTACCGCTCGCTCCGGCCGGCGCCCCGATGAGTTTTGGCGTTGCCAGGCAGGCCTCGTACGGCGCCGACGAGAGCGTTCAGGCAGCAGCGGCGCCCGCCTTTGCCGACCTCGACGCGACCGTCGAACAGGGTGTCACGGCGGCGACCTACACCCCACCGAGACCGGTCGCCGTGCCCGCGGACGGCGCCTCACACCGTGCGACGATCGCGTCCGTCGACCTCGACACCGAGTTGGACTACGTCACTGCGCCGGTCCGGTCAACCGACGTCCACCTGCGGGCCACGGTCGTGAACTCGTCAGCGCACACGTTGCCCGCCGGAAGAGCCGCTGTCTTCCACGAGGCGGACTTCGTCGGCTCGGCCGCGCTGCCGATGTGGGCCCCCGGCGAAGACGTCGAGCTCGCCCTCGGCCTGGACGACCGGATCCGCGTCGAGCGCAAACTGGTACGCCGAACCGCGACCAAGGCGACGCTCGGATCGACGCGCCGGCGGGAGGTCGAGTACGAGACCCGGATCGAAAACCACACCCCGCGCCCGGCCCGGGTCACGCTCCTCGATCAGCTGCCGGTACCCCGCGACCACGAGATCTCCGTCAAGCCGATCACCGCCGAACCGGAGCCGGCCGAAACCACCGACCTCGGAGTCGTCACCTGGAAGCTCGACCTGCTCCCCGGCGCCGAACTCGTGACCAGGCTCGCCTTCCGGGTCGACACCGCCAAGTCCGTCGAACTCACCGGCTGGCGCGAATAG